In Phaeobacter inhibens DSM 16374, the following proteins share a genomic window:
- a CDS encoding CmcJ/NvfI family oxidoreductase — protein MTQTAAVNYHVHKPERQAFELDAGGIVGNLIAPELAPTQVAVTDVRSAGVAPRFADASVGFAAVPTEVQAFDANDDWQPAYDAEITKLLADKIGAQEVIVFDHTVRVDDSDAVRKPARNVHSDYSAEGAEQRLIDILGDDKAAEWRKGHYAFINVWRPIGAAINSAPLGFIRPDSVAAEDWILLDLIYPDRKGQIMGLAANPDHEWVYMSRMTPDEVAFFNIYDNQNRPSIAHSALDMVEDPTLQTIRKSIESRTLVRY, from the coding sequence ATGACACAGACAGCGGCAGTCAACTACCACGTACACAAACCCGAGCGTCAGGCGTTTGAGCTGGATGCGGGTGGCATAGTCGGCAATCTCATCGCGCCGGAACTTGCACCCACGCAGGTCGCTGTCACAGATGTCCGCAGCGCAGGTGTCGCACCGCGCTTTGCGGATGCGTCCGTGGGTTTCGCCGCAGTCCCCACCGAAGTTCAGGCGTTCGATGCGAATGACGACTGGCAGCCTGCTTATGATGCCGAAATCACAAAGCTGCTGGCCGACAAGATCGGTGCGCAAGAAGTTATCGTGTTCGACCACACCGTGCGCGTCGATGATTCAGATGCGGTCCGTAAACCGGCGCGCAATGTTCACAGCGACTACAGCGCTGAAGGGGCCGAGCAACGGTTGATCGACATTCTGGGCGATGACAAAGCTGCTGAATGGCGCAAAGGGCATTACGCCTTTATCAATGTCTGGCGTCCGATAGGGGCAGCGATTAACTCGGCACCCTTGGGGTTCATCCGACCGGATAGCGTTGCAGCAGAAGACTGGATCCTGCTCGACCTGATCTATCCAGATCGCAAAGGACAGATCATGGGGCTGGCGGCAAACCCCGATCATGAGTGGGTCTACATGTCCAGGATGACGCCCGACGAGGTGGCTTTCTTCAACATCTACGACAATCAGAACCGACCTTCGATCGCACACAGCGCGCTGGATATGGTCGAAGACCCGACACTTCAAACCATCCGCAAAAGCATCGAGAGCCGGACGCTCGTCCGCTACTAA
- a CDS encoding SDR family NAD(P)-dependent oxidoreductase produces MTKTILITGATDGIGQLTAKTLAAEGHTILIHGRTTEKLEKAAKEIGGTTESYAADLTHMDQIHAMAADIRKAHDSLDVIINNAGVLKLRDTMTDDGYDVRFVVNTVAPYVLTQALLPILAEDGRIVNLSSAAQAPVDIEALHGRRQLDHNPAYAQSKLALTIWTRELAKTLPAGQVAVAVNPGSLLASKMVKEGYGMEGNDLQIGADILREAALGASFTDANGKYFDNDNRVFANPHAAALDADHSAQVMQGIKDVIAKIG; encoded by the coding sequence ATGACCAAGACGATCCTTATCACAGGTGCTACTGATGGTATCGGCCAATTGACCGCCAAGACGCTGGCCGCCGAAGGACATACGATCCTGATCCACGGTCGGACTACCGAAAAGCTGGAGAAAGCCGCTAAGGAAATCGGCGGGACAACCGAAAGCTATGCGGCCGATCTGACGCATATGGACCAAATCCATGCGATGGCGGCAGACATCCGCAAAGCCCACGACAGCCTTGATGTCATCATCAACAATGCGGGTGTGCTTAAGCTGCGCGATACGATGACAGATGACGGTTATGATGTGCGCTTTGTGGTCAACACCGTTGCGCCCTACGTCTTGACGCAGGCGTTGCTGCCGATCCTTGCGGAGGATGGCCGTATCGTGAACCTGTCCTCAGCCGCACAAGCCCCGGTTGATATTGAGGCGCTGCACGGGCGCAGACAACTTGATCACAACCCAGCCTATGCCCAAAGCAAACTGGCGCTGACAATCTGGACCCGTGAATTGGCGAAAACCCTGCCCGCCGGACAGGTTGCCGTTGCCGTCAATCCCGGATCACTGTTGGCGTCGAAAATGGTCAAAGAGGGCTACGGCATGGAAGGGAACGACTTGCAGATTGGTGCAGACATTCTGCGCGAAGCCGCCCTTGGCGCGTCGTTTACAGATGCCAACGGCAAATACTTCGACAATGACAACCGGGTGTTTGCCAACCCCCACGCCGCTGCGCTTGATGCGGACCACTCCGCGCAAGTGATGCAGGGGATCAAGGACGTCATCGCCAAAATCGGGTGA
- a CDS encoding enoyl-CoA hydratase/isomerase family protein produces the protein MKYENFSTFDVKVEDAIATVTFDFGTVNVQGQEMLADLNSLAMRLEMDRDVKVVVFESANPEVWVCHYDTELLQHLSTEEVSRDEAQLLDLQAVCERISKVPQATIAKLEGFARGGGHELALALDMRFAVRGKFKFMQMEVGMGILPCGGGASRMARQTGLGRALEIILSARDFDADEAEAMGTINKAFEAEEIDAYVDTLAKRIASFPAESINACKQMVYESIDKPIDDALKAEAYWLYQATSKTPAVKRFTVAEEQGLQHDMENQRNWEKMVMDVQEIN, from the coding sequence ATGAAGTACGAAAATTTCTCCACCTTTGACGTTAAAGTCGAAGACGCCATCGCGACTGTTACATTCGATTTTGGCACTGTGAACGTGCAGGGTCAGGAAATGCTGGCCGACCTCAATAGCCTCGCTATGCGCCTTGAGATGGACCGCGACGTAAAGGTCGTTGTGTTTGAATCGGCCAACCCCGAAGTTTGGGTCTGCCACTACGACACCGAATTGCTGCAACATCTCAGCACTGAAGAGGTGTCCCGCGACGAAGCACAGCTTCTCGACCTTCAGGCCGTTTGCGAACGCATTTCTAAAGTCCCACAAGCGACCATCGCCAAACTCGAAGGCTTTGCACGCGGCGGCGGTCACGAGTTGGCGCTTGCGCTCGACATGCGCTTTGCCGTGCGTGGCAAGTTCAAGTTTATGCAGATGGAAGTCGGCATGGGTATTCTGCCTTGCGGTGGCGGTGCGTCGCGTATGGCCCGCCAGACAGGTCTGGGCCGCGCCTTGGAAATCATCCTCAGCGCGCGGGACTTTGATGCGGATGAGGCCGAAGCCATGGGAACAATCAACAAGGCGTTCGAGGCAGAGGAGATTGACGCCTATGTCGACACCCTCGCCAAGCGGATCGCCAGCTTTCCGGCGGAGTCCATCAATGCCTGCAAACAGATGGTGTACGAATCCATCGACAAGCCGATTGATGACGCGCTCAAGGCCGAAGCCTATTGGCTGTATCAGGCGACCAGTAAGACGCCAGCCGTCAAGCGGTTTACCGTTGCTGAAGAACAAGGGCTGCAACACGACATGGAAAATCAACGCAACTGGGAAAAAATGGTCATGGATGTGCAAGAGATCAACTGA
- a CDS encoding 2OG-Fe(II) oxygenase, giving the protein MQANALETARAVDRPSREAMLQRHPSVNTFWNQNSDLFAQAWVDWEKTGDGADLTLDSALYDAKLRTAVEAAWDDPTKEDAVRDLWEEVFPGVYKTQFFDPQKLSALRAYLEAAADADIPLRPPYGISLNRGGAMLDSRSEGYLAAPSFQNFYKGLMDRYMRPVSRMLFPDVMGYDTQTFGFSIQWQADADTSLRAHTDASSVTLNINLNLPGEGFSGSGVRFFDPATRQVSELFFEPGTALIHHGTVPHESMPITEGERSNFVLWLYGENGQIPQPNAAPKTVSAAERWTIPSAASDGFAPF; this is encoded by the coding sequence ATGCAAGCAAACGCACTCGAAACTGCCCGCGCTGTGGACCGTCCATCGCGTGAGGCCATGCTGCAACGCCATCCGTCAGTCAACACGTTCTGGAACCAGAACAGCGACCTGTTCGCTCAGGCTTGGGTAGACTGGGAGAAGACAGGCGATGGCGCGGACCTGACACTCGATAGCGCCCTATACGACGCAAAACTGCGTACTGCGGTCGAGGCCGCATGGGACGACCCCACCAAGGAAGACGCGGTGCGCGATCTTTGGGAAGAGGTGTTTCCGGGCGTCTACAAGACCCAGTTCTTTGACCCACAAAAACTTTCCGCGCTGCGCGCATACCTCGAAGCGGCGGCTGATGCCGACATCCCATTGCGTCCACCTTATGGGATTTCCTTGAACCGTGGTGGTGCGATGCTCGATAGCCGGTCCGAAGGGTATCTCGCTGCACCCAGCTTTCAGAATTTCTACAAAGGCCTGATGGACCGCTACATGCGTCCGGTGTCGCGGATGCTGTTCCCGGATGTGATGGGCTATGACACGCAAACCTTCGGGTTCTCGATCCAGTGGCAGGCGGATGCAGACACTTCGCTGCGCGCCCACACGGATGCGTCGTCGGTCACGCTAAATATCAACCTCAACCTGCCGGGTGAGGGCTTCTCAGGCTCCGGCGTGCGGTTCTTCGACCCCGCAACAAGGCAAGTGAGCGAGCTGTTCTTCGAGCCGGGCACTGCGCTGATCCACCACGGCACTGTACCGCATGAATCTATGCCTATTACAGAAGGTGAGCGGTCCAACTTTGTGCTGTGGCTATATGGCGAGAACGGTCAGATCCCACAGCCGAACGCGGCCCCAAAAACGGTCAGTGCAGCAGAACGGTGGACGATACCATCAGCGGCAAGCGATGGGTTTGCACCGTTCTAA
- a CDS encoding DUF1353 domain-containing protein, with the protein MNVNLDTEWYRRGGIRGYVTTRDLTWSIGKKDSGWLLTIPAGREFESSVPAWLHWLFSPDDPYFLKSAVIHDTLLEEGYRVAFADSQWFEAALSEHAPALRTWAAYGAMRARRFWKWALRIPA; encoded by the coding sequence ATGAACGTAAATCTGGACACCGAATGGTATCGCCGGGGCGGCATACGCGGCTATGTCACCACGCGCGATCTGACCTGGAGCATTGGCAAGAAAGACAGCGGCTGGCTCCTGACCATCCCGGCAGGCCGGGAGTTTGAAAGCTCGGTTCCCGCCTGGCTGCACTGGCTGTTTTCCCCTGACGATCCCTATTTCCTAAAATCCGCCGTCATCCACGACACACTGCTGGAAGAAGGCTATCGCGTGGCCTTTGCCGACAGCCAGTGGTTTGAGGCAGCACTAAGCGAACACGCCCCCGCCCTGCGCACCTGGGCCGCCTACGGCGCCATGCGCGCCCGTCGGTTCTGGAAATGGGCACTACGTATTCCCGCATGA
- a CDS encoding IS3 family transposase (programmed frameshift) — MGLKRTDEFRQDAVRIALTSGLTRKQVADDLGVGMSTLNKWITAHRDTDVVSKEDLSLAQENDRLRRENRILKEERDIPKKSNAVLREPKAMRFRFIEEHRDAFPAARLCQVMDVSLRGLRAFRSRPASRRQRSDLVTLAHIKEQSRLSLGSYGRPRMTEELKEIGLDVGHRRVGRLMRQNGISVVRTRKHKVTTDSDHKLNIAPNLLDRDFNADKQNQKWAGDISYVWTREGWLYLAVILDLHSRRVIGWAVSNRMKRDLAIRALNMAIAFRQPPKDCIHHTDRGSQYCSHDYQKILRQHGFKVSMSGKGNCYDNAAVETFFKTIKAELIWRHPWETRRKAEMAIFEYINGFYNPRRRHSALGWISPVAFERKVA; from the exons ATGGGACTAAAACGGACGGACGAATTTCGCCAAGATGCGGTGCGGATTGCGTTAACCAGCGGGCTAACGCGTAAGCAGGTGGCGGATGATCTTGGCGTCGGTATGTCGACGCTGAACAAATGGATCACCGCGCACAGAGATACAGACGTGGTGTCGAAAGAAGATTTGAGCCTTGCTCAAGAGAATGACCGGCTTAGGCGTGAGAACCGCATTCTCAAGGAGGAGCGGGACATCC CTAAAAAAAGCAACGCAGTTCTTCGCGAGCCAAAAGCCATGAGGTTTAGGTTCATCGAAGAACACCGGGATGCGTTTCCGGCAGCGCGCCTGTGTCAGGTTATGGATGTCAGCCTGCGCGGTTTGCGTGCGTTCCGCAGTCGGCCAGCCAGCCGCAGACAGCGATCTGACCTGGTCACGCTGGCGCATATCAAAGAACAGTCGCGTCTCAGTTTAGGCAGTTATGGCAGGCCGCGTATGACCGAAGAGCTGAAGGAGATCGGCTTGGATGTTGGCCATCGCCGTGTGGGCAGATTGATGCGTCAGAACGGCATATCTGTTGTTCGGACCCGCAAACACAAGGTGACCACTGACAGCGATCATAAGCTCAATATAGCACCCAACCTGCTGGATCGTGACTTCAACGCTGATAAACAAAACCAGAAATGGGCGGGTGACATCAGCTATGTCTGGACGCGCGAAGGCTGGTTGTATTTGGCTGTTATCCTGGACCTACATTCCAGGCGGGTAATCGGTTGGGCCGTTAGCAACCGCATGAAACGCGACTTGGCAATCCGAGCGTTGAACATGGCCATCGCGTTCCGGCAACCGCCCAAGGACTGCATCCACCACACCGATCGCGGATCGCAATATTGTTCTCATGATTATCAGAAGATCCTGCGCCAGCACGGCTTTAAGGTGTCCATGAGCGGCAAGGGTAATTGTTACGACAATGCTGCCGTCGAAACCTTCTTTAAGACGATCAAGGCGGAGCTGATCTGGCGGCATCCTTGGGAGACACGGCGGAAGGCTGAGATGGCAATCTTCGAATACATCAACGGGTTCTACAATCCACGACGCCGTCACTCAGCACTGGGCTGGATAAGCCCGGTCGCTTTCGAACGGAAGGTGGCTTAA
- the rfbH gene encoding lipopolysaccharide biosynthesis protein RfbH translates to MNVRSREQIVADAKAYFEAQPLPEFQPGETYIPPSGKVLDGEDCASLIDAGLDMWLTAGRYADSFEDRLAAKFGTKLSKLTVSGSAANLLAFSTLTSWKLGSKRIEPGSEVITVAAGFPTTVTPIIQNGCIPVFVDVDLETHNVNVDLVEAAITSNTRAIMIAHSLGNPFDVIRISELCKAHDLYLIEDCCDAFGASVLMPDGSEKGVGTFGDLATLSFYPAHHITMGEGGAILMNSIRLARICESFRDWGRDCYCAPGKDNTCGKRFDWQLGDLPDGYDHKYIYSHIGYNLKVSDMQAAVGLSQLGKLDNFVEIRRKNFIGLTERMKRAGLDEYYHLPQSTPGTNPSWFGFLLTIRDGVPLLRRDVTAALEDQKVGTRMLFAGNLIRQPAFARANYRVSGPLDVTDKVMADAFWIGVWPGLSGDHLDYMVDTLAKVTKSQLQSAKVAVE, encoded by the coding sequence GTGAACGTTAGATCCCGCGAACAAATCGTCGCAGATGCCAAGGCCTATTTTGAGGCTCAGCCGCTGCCTGAATTCCAGCCCGGTGAGACTTACATTCCACCGTCAGGGAAAGTACTGGACGGAGAAGATTGTGCTAGCCTGATAGACGCCGGCTTGGACATGTGGCTGACAGCGGGACGTTATGCTGACAGTTTCGAAGATCGCCTGGCAGCCAAATTTGGTACGAAGCTTTCTAAACTCACGGTGTCCGGCTCGGCTGCGAACCTGCTGGCCTTCTCGACGCTGACATCATGGAAACTTGGATCAAAGCGGATCGAGCCAGGATCGGAAGTCATCACTGTTGCAGCCGGCTTTCCGACAACTGTGACTCCGATCATCCAGAACGGCTGCATACCCGTTTTTGTGGATGTCGATCTTGAGACGCACAATGTGAATGTCGATCTAGTGGAAGCGGCAATTACCTCTAATACACGCGCAATCATGATTGCACACAGCCTTGGCAACCCATTCGATGTCATCCGGATCTCAGAGCTTTGCAAAGCGCATGACCTTTACCTGATCGAAGATTGCTGCGACGCCTTTGGCGCCAGCGTTCTGATGCCGGACGGCTCCGAAAAGGGGGTCGGCACCTTTGGAGACCTAGCGACACTCAGCTTTTATCCCGCACATCATATCACTATGGGTGAAGGCGGAGCCATATTGATGAACAGCATCCGCCTAGCCCGCATTTGCGAAAGCTTCCGCGATTGGGGGCGGGACTGCTATTGCGCGCCTGGGAAGGATAATACCTGTGGCAAACGGTTTGATTGGCAACTCGGGGACCTGCCGGACGGTTACGACCACAAGTATATTTACAGCCACATTGGGTACAATTTGAAAGTTTCCGACATGCAGGCGGCCGTCGGGCTAAGCCAGCTTGGGAAATTGGACAATTTCGTTGAAATAAGGCGGAAGAATTTCATTGGTCTAACCGAGCGGATGAAACGAGCTGGCCTGGATGAATATTACCACCTGCCTCAGTCGACCCCCGGTACAAATCCATCGTGGTTCGGATTCCTGCTGACGATACGGGATGGGGTACCGCTGCTACGGCGCGATGTAACCGCCGCATTAGAGGACCAGAAGGTCGGGACACGGATGCTTTTTGCCGGCAATCTGATCCGCCAGCCTGCTTTCGCACGGGCCAACTACCGCGTGAGCGGGCCGTTGGACGTGACGGATAAGGTCATGGCGGACGCGTTCTGGATCGGTGTCTGGCCGGGCCTGTCCGGTGACCATTTAGACTACATGGTGGATACACTCGCAAAGGTCACAAAAAGCCAACTTCAATCTGCAAAGGTTGCCGTAGAATGA
- the rfbF gene encoding glucose-1-phosphate cytidylyltransferase: MKAVILAGGLGTRLSEETSLKPKPMVEIGGRPILWHIMKIYTSFGITDFVICLGYKGYVIKEFFANYALQTSDVTIDMSSGSVEVHRAAVEPWRISLIDTGEHTMTGGRLKKISHLIDGTFCMTYGDGVGDINIEELVSFHRSHGLKSTVTAVAPPGRFGLLDLDDTRVAGFVEKPKGEGGRINGGFFVLEPEALDVIDGDADMWEDNPMRRLVSQGQMAAFHHDGFWQPMDTLRDKNHLEQLWNEGRAAWKTWDPHPVKPATGSTLIRPSLSLH, encoded by the coding sequence ATGAAAGCCGTCATCCTCGCGGGCGGGCTGGGCACCCGTCTCTCAGAAGAAACCAGCCTGAAACCAAAGCCTATGGTCGAAATCGGCGGCCGTCCGATCCTGTGGCATATCATGAAAATTTACACATCCTTTGGTATCACGGATTTTGTGATCTGCCTCGGCTACAAAGGATACGTCATCAAGGAGTTTTTTGCCAATTACGCTCTACAGACCTCCGACGTTACTATTGATATGTCATCCGGCTCTGTCGAAGTACACCGCGCAGCGGTAGAGCCTTGGCGCATCAGCCTGATTGACACCGGCGAGCACACAATGACCGGCGGCCGCCTGAAGAAAATATCCCATTTGATCGATGGCACATTTTGTATGACCTACGGCGACGGGGTCGGGGATATCAACATCGAGGAATTGGTTTCCTTCCATCGCTCTCACGGCCTGAAGTCGACAGTTACAGCGGTTGCTCCTCCGGGCAGGTTTGGACTGCTTGATTTGGACGACACCCGGGTCGCCGGTTTTGTCGAGAAACCGAAAGGGGAAGGCGGACGGATCAATGGCGGTTTTTTCGTGCTCGAACCGGAAGCCTTGGATGTGATCGATGGAGACGCTGACATGTGGGAGGATAATCCTATGCGGCGGCTTGTTTCGCAGGGGCAGATGGCGGCTTTTCATCATGACGGATTCTGGCAACCCATGGACACCCTAAGAGATAAGAATCACCTAGAACAACTCTGGAACGAAGGCCGGGCCGCCTGGAAAACTTGGGATCCGCACCCTGTGAAGCCGGCGACCGGTAGTACGCTGATCCGCCCATCGCTCAGCTTGCATTGA
- the rfbG gene encoding CDP-glucose 4,6-dehydratase: protein MSWETQSAFWKGRRVFLTGHTGFKGSWLAHWLLMLGAEVRGFSLAPESGQVPDGFKPLFEELGLGARLDHLIGDVRDEETLKRSLRAFNPEVVLHLAAQPLVRASYQNPVETYATNVMGTAHLLNACRSVADLRSIVVVSSDKCYENREQLWAYREIDPMGGHDPYSSSKGCAELVTSAFRDSYFPTERADEHGVSISSARAGNVIGGGDWSEDRLIPDAMRSMLAGSPLEIRNPRAVRPWQHVLEPLQGYLKLAYKGAEDPALFSKGWNFGPVDGDALPVGDLADRLAAKMHGKFSWKTAAESGPHEAQLLALDSTAARALLDWKPALSLQGMMDFTASWYSCRSLEQRVEMVSGQITQYTRRLKL, encoded by the coding sequence ATGAGCTGGGAGACACAAAGTGCGTTCTGGAAAGGGCGCAGAGTTTTTCTGACCGGGCACACAGGGTTTAAGGGAAGTTGGCTTGCCCATTGGCTTCTTATGCTCGGTGCGGAAGTCCGAGGGTTTTCTTTAGCGCCCGAGAGTGGCCAGGTGCCCGACGGGTTCAAGCCTTTGTTTGAAGAACTGGGCCTAGGCGCCAGGCTTGATCATCTCATCGGAGATGTCCGGGACGAGGAAACCCTCAAGAGATCCCTGCGGGCCTTCAATCCTGAGGTTGTTTTGCACCTTGCTGCACAGCCTTTGGTTCGCGCCTCCTACCAAAACCCGGTTGAAACCTACGCGACGAATGTCATGGGAACGGCACATCTATTGAATGCTTGTCGTTCTGTAGCTGATCTGCGGAGCATTGTGGTTGTTAGCAGCGACAAATGTTATGAAAACCGTGAACAGCTTTGGGCCTACCGCGAAATTGATCCGATGGGTGGACATGATCCATATTCGAGCAGCAAAGGCTGCGCGGAGCTGGTTACTAGCGCGTTTCGAGATTCCTATTTTCCCACAGAGCGCGCGGACGAGCATGGCGTGTCCATCAGCAGCGCACGGGCGGGGAATGTGATCGGTGGCGGAGATTGGAGTGAAGACCGGTTGATCCCAGATGCCATGCGGTCAATGCTGGCCGGATCACCTCTGGAGATTAGGAATCCACGGGCTGTACGCCCTTGGCAGCATGTCCTCGAGCCCCTTCAAGGATACTTGAAACTGGCGTACAAAGGCGCAGAGGATCCGGCTCTCTTTTCAAAGGGGTGGAATTTCGGTCCCGTGGATGGAGACGCCCTTCCCGTCGGCGACTTGGCAGACCGCCTTGCAGCCAAAATGCATGGGAAGTTTTCCTGGAAAACAGCTGCAGAGAGCGGGCCGCATGAAGCCCAGCTCTTGGCGCTGGACAGCACGGCCGCCCGTGCGCTGTTGGATTGGAAACCGGCACTATCCTTACAAGGCATGATGGACTTCACAGCAAGCTGGTACAGTTGCCGCAGCCTGGAGCAGCGGGTAGAAATGGTGTCTGGGCAGATAACCCAGTACACCCGAAGACTGAAGCTATGA
- a CDS encoding NAD-dependent epimerase/dehydratase family protein, with product MNALEGKRVLLTGATGFLGGKLLERLCRINAVTGCLMRNNRNIALCVGAERLETTGCAADTIETICQFRPDVMIHCAGLVQTTHGPDDIDTMLQSNVQLAAALFEAGRQLGELRIVNLGTYLEYSSDGKIAPTSLYAASKRAVTELLNYYTHAVPTRAISIKPSVIYGAGDPRPRLLPSLAKAIANGQTLCLSEGLQKLDLIHIDDVVEALIQASVHLLSSESKTGHQEYFAVSGNRLSIRELAQKLEQIVGREADLHWGAHSYRPEEVMEPFSGGTPLPGWSPVVPLELGLAELVFQQGN from the coding sequence ATGAATGCGCTTGAAGGAAAGAGGGTTTTGCTGACAGGGGCAACAGGTTTCCTGGGCGGCAAACTTCTTGAGCGTTTGTGCCGTATAAATGCCGTAACTGGCTGTTTGATGCGAAATAACCGGAACATAGCGCTTTGCGTAGGAGCTGAGCGACTGGAAACAACTGGTTGTGCGGCTGACACTATTGAAACAATCTGTCAATTCCGCCCGGACGTAATGATCCATTGCGCTGGCTTGGTTCAAACAACACACGGTCCAGACGACATCGATACGATGCTGCAAAGCAATGTTCAACTGGCTGCAGCATTGTTTGAGGCTGGACGGCAGCTTGGAGAGCTTCGCATCGTTAACCTTGGAACTTACCTAGAGTACAGCAGCGACGGAAAGATCGCACCAACCAGTCTTTATGCCGCGAGCAAGCGTGCTGTGACTGAACTGCTGAACTATTACACTCATGCGGTGCCTACCCGTGCAATCTCAATCAAACCGTCCGTAATTTACGGAGCTGGAGATCCGCGTCCGAGATTGCTGCCGTCGTTGGCTAAGGCTATTGCCAATGGACAGACGCTTTGCCTTTCAGAAGGGCTGCAGAAACTGGACCTGATTCACATTGATGATGTTGTCGAGGCCTTGATTCAGGCATCGGTTCACCTGCTATCATCTGAATCAAAGACCGGGCACCAAGAGTACTTTGCTGTCTCCGGCAACAGATTGAGTATTCGTGAGCTGGCCCAGAAGCTTGAGCAGATTGTCGGCCGGGAAGCTGATTTGCACTGGGGCGCACATTCTTACAGACCTGAAGAGGTTATGGAGCCATTTTCTGGCGGTACCCCTTTACCGGGATGGTCTCCGGTAGTCCCCTTGGAACTAGGATTAGCTGAGCTAGTTTTTCAGCAAGGCAATTAA
- a CDS encoding helix-turn-helix domain-containing protein has product MVERKGSYFRLGDRALAPMTLSEIARETGFHLSTVSRILNGLLIEGPNGIVLARIRASDIWRVFRLVKSHILLREGEAGQIIKHFGGVERRLGVKRCL; this is encoded by the coding sequence ATCGTGGAACGCAAGGGCTCCTATTTCCGTCTTGGCGACCGCGCTCTTGCTCCGATGACACTGTCTGAGATTGCGCGTGAAACTGGATTTCACCTGAGTACCGTCAGTCGGATTCTGAATGGTTTGCTGATCGAAGGACCGAACGGCATTGTGCTTGCGCGTATCCGGGCATCTGACATTTGGCGAGTATTCAGACTGGTCAAATCACACATCCTCCTTCGAGAGGGCGAGGCAGGGCAGATCATCAAACACTTTGGAGGGGTTGAGCGTAGATTGGGGGTCAAACGCTGTCTTTAG